A window of the Saprospiraceae bacterium genome harbors these coding sequences:
- a CDS encoding N-6 DNA methylase — MAKQNKEVKEKAIEVSLWEAANKLRGSVEPAEYKHVVLGLVFLKFASDKFEEHRAKLIAEGKEKYIEKPEFYNMSNVFFLEEISRWSYIVKKARQNDIALIIDTALHTIEKDNKALKGALPDNYFSRLGLDITKLASLISEIDSINTLKDKGQDLVGRVYEYFLKKFAIAEGKGKGEFYTPKTIVSLISEMIEPYKGIIYDPACGSGGMFVQSIKFIEAHHGNQKEVSIYGQEYTKTTYKLAKMNLAIRGISANLGEKDADTFADDQHKDLKADYIMANPPFNQKDWRGENELIDDPRWRGYDVPPKSNANYGWILNMVSKLSENGIAGFILANGALSGGGEEYKIRKKLIENNLVEAIVIIPRDTFYTTDISVTLWILNKNKKARTVEINSKQKNYRDREKEILFVDLRRWGQEFEKQFIELTEEDIAKVALNYHNWQQTDFKKTYKNVPEYCYSANFEQLQANDFSLVPSKYIEFIDRDSEIDFDTEMKRIQKDFKTLLKEEKQSQDQLINAFKILGYEL; from the coding sequence ATGGCAAAACAGAACAAAGAAGTAAAAGAAAAAGCAATTGAAGTGTCCCTTTGGGAAGCTGCAAATAAATTGAGAGGAAGCGTTGAGCCAGCCGAGTACAAACACGTTGTATTAGGACTTGTATTTTTAAAGTTTGCCAGCGACAAGTTTGAAGAACACCGAGCCAAACTGATTGCCGAAGGCAAAGAAAAGTATATTGAGAAGCCTGAGTTTTACAATATGAGCAATGTGTTTTTCTTGGAAGAAATTTCACGTTGGAGTTACATTGTAAAAAAGGCAAGACAAAATGATATTGCTTTAATAATTGACACAGCCCTGCATACTATTGAGAAAGACAACAAAGCATTAAAAGGTGCTTTACCCGACAATTATTTTTCACGTTTGGGATTGGACATTACCAAACTGGCATCTTTGATTAGCGAAATTGACAGCATCAACACACTCAAAGACAAAGGACAAGATTTGGTTGGGCGTGTGTATGAATACTTCTTAAAAAAGTTTGCGATTGCTGAAGGAAAAGGCAAAGGAGAATTCTATACGCCAAAGACAATTGTAAGTCTTATTTCAGAAATGATTGAACCATACAAAGGAATTATCTATGACCCTGCTTGTGGTTCGGGTGGTATGTTTGTTCAATCCATAAAGTTTATTGAAGCACACCACGGAAACCAAAAAGAGGTTTCTATTTACGGGCAGGAATACACCAAAACCACTTACAAACTGGCAAAGATGAATCTTGCCATCAGAGGAATTTCCGCCAACCTTGGCGAAAAAGATGCCGACACTTTTGCGGATGACCAACACAAAGACCTGAAAGCCGATTACATAATGGCAAACCCACCTTTTAATCAAAAGGACTGGAGAGGAGAAAATGAATTAATTGACGACCCACGTTGGAGAGGCTATGATGTGCCACCCAAAAGCAACGCCAATTATGGTTGGATTTTGAATATGGTTTCCAAACTTTCCGAAAATGGAATAGCAGGTTTTATATTGGCTAATGGTGCTTTGAGTGGTGGTGGCGAAGAATACAAAATCCGTAAAAAGCTGATTGAAAATAATTTGGTGGAAGCCATTGTAATTATTCCGAGAGATACTTTTTACACCACCGACATTAGCGTTACGCTTTGGATTTTGAACAAAAACAAAAAAGCAAGAACGGTTGAAATAAACAGTAAACAGAAAAACTACCGTGACCGTGAAAAAGAAATCTTGTTTGTGGATTTAAGGCGATGGGGACAAGAATTTGAAAAACAATTTATTGAACTTACAGAAGAAGACATTGCCAAAGTAGCCTTGAATTACCACAACTGGCAACAAACCGACTTCAAGAAAACTTATAAGAATGTGCCTGAGTATTGCTACTCTGCCAACTTTGAACAATTACAGGCAAACGATTTTTCGCTGGTGCCAAGCAAATACATTGAGTTTATAGACCGTGACAGCGAAATTGATTTTGACACCGAAATGAAACGAATTCAAAAGGACTTCAAAACCCTTTTGAAAGAAGAAAAGCAATCGCAAGACCAATTAATTAACGCTTTTAAAATATTGGGCTATGAGTTATAA
- a CDS encoding restriction endonuclease subunit S, protein MSYKRIGNYIHLVDNRNKDLAVTNLLGINITKNFMPSVANTSESDLSKYKIIQKGQFAYSAMQVGRDETIRLALYAEESPAIISPAYLVIEVNDENEFLPEYMMMWFQRPESDRYGWFISDSSVRASLEWERFCEIQIPIPDIDEQRKFVALYNGLLTNQKTYANSLADLQLICDTYIENLIKTEKPKVLGEYIEQSDERNNDLDIDNLIGISVSKIFMETKSNKEQLDLSNYKVVRPREFGYVSVTSRNGEKISIAILDGAAGLVSSTYTVFRVKDTSVLLPEYLFLFFKRSEFDRYARFHSWGSARETFDWADLCNVNLPIPDIKIQEAIVTIYHTLETRKRINEQLKNTIKPLCPVLMKGVVEGFKLENV, encoded by the coding sequence ATGAGTTATAAGCGTATTGGCAATTATATTCATTTGGTTGACAACCGCAATAAAGACTTAGCGGTTACAAACTTATTGGGTATAAACATTACCAAAAATTTTATGCCATCGGTTGCCAATACATCTGAATCGGATTTATCTAAATACAAAATCATTCAGAAAGGACAATTCGCTTATAGTGCTATGCAAGTGGGCAGAGATGAAACTATCCGTTTGGCTTTGTATGCCGAAGAAAGTCCTGCAATTATTTCTCCTGCTTATTTAGTGATTGAAGTGAATGATGAAAACGAATTTTTGCCCGAGTATATGATGATGTGGTTTCAAAGACCCGAATCAGATAGATACGGTTGGTTTATCAGCGATAGTAGCGTAAGAGCAAGTTTGGAGTGGGAACGTTTTTGTGAAATACAAATCCCCATCCCTGATATTGACGAACAACGAAAATTCGTTGCTCTTTACAACGGCTTACTCACCAATCAAAAAACCTACGCAAATAGTTTAGCTGATTTACAATTGATTTGTGATACCTATATTGAGAATTTAATCAAAACCGAAAAGCCTAAAGTGCTTGGAGAATATATTGAGCAATCGGATGAACGGAATAATGATTTGGACATTGACAATCTCATAGGAATTAGCGTAAGCAAGATTTTTATGGAAACCAAATCAAACAAAGAGCAACTTGATTTATCAAACTATAAAGTAGTTCGACCAAGAGAGTTTGGCTATGTTTCCGTTACTTCAAGAAACGGAGAGAAAATTTCAATTGCAATTTTAGACGGAGCAGCAGGACTTGTATCAAGCACATATACCGTTTTCAGAGTAAAAGACACATCTGTTTTATTGCCTGAATATCTTTTCTTGTTTTTTAAACGGTCAGAATTTGACCGTTACGCAAGATTTCATTCTTGGGGCAGTGCAAGAGAAACATTTGATTGGGCAGATTTGTGCAATGTAAATTTGCCAATTCCTGACATTAAAATTCAAGAAGCCATAGTAACCATTTACCACACTTTGGAAACACGTAAACGTATCAATGAGCAATTAAAAAATACAATTAAACCGCTTTGCCCTGTGTTGATGAAAGGTGTGGTTGAAGGTTTTAAACTTGAAAATGTATAA